In a single window of the Streptacidiphilus sp. P02-A3a genome:
- a CDS encoding L-ribulose-5-phosphate 4-epimerase: MTTPKAALPGLDALRAEVCGLHTELLRWGLVAWTSGNISARVPGQELMVIKPSGVSYPELTPELMIVCDLEGRKVAGELSPSSDTAAHAYVYRHRPEVGGVVHTHSPYATAWAAAGEPIPCAITAMGDEFGDDIPVGPFALIGDDSIGRGIVATLAGSRSPAVLMRQHGVFTVGSGARAAVKAAVMCEDVARTVHLARQLGRVERLQQDHIDALYDRYQHVYGQQAVPAEGEHA, from the coding sequence ATGACCACGCCGAAGGCCGCGCTCCCCGGCCTGGACGCCCTGCGGGCCGAAGTCTGCGGCCTGCACACGGAGTTGCTGCGCTGGGGACTGGTCGCCTGGACCAGCGGCAACATCTCGGCCCGGGTGCCCGGACAGGAGCTGATGGTGATCAAGCCGAGCGGTGTCTCCTATCCGGAGCTGACCCCGGAGCTGATGATCGTCTGCGACCTGGAGGGCCGCAAGGTCGCCGGTGAGCTGTCGCCGTCCAGCGACACCGCCGCCCACGCGTACGTCTACCGGCACCGCCCCGAGGTCGGCGGCGTGGTGCACACGCACTCGCCCTACGCCACGGCGTGGGCCGCGGCCGGGGAGCCGATTCCGTGCGCGATCACCGCCATGGGTGACGAGTTCGGCGACGACATCCCGGTCGGGCCGTTCGCCCTGATCGGCGACGACTCCATCGGCCGGGGCATCGTCGCCACCCTCGCGGGCAGCCGTTCCCCGGCGGTGCTGATGCGCCAGCACGGCGTGTTCACCGTCGGCAGCGGCGCCAGGGCGGCGGTGAAGGCGGCGGTGATGTGCGAGGACGTCGCCCGCACCGTCCACCTGGCCCGCCAGCTCGGCCGGGTCGAGCGCCTCCAGCAGGACCACATCGACGCACTGTACGACCGCTACCAGCACGTCTACGGCCAGCAGGCCGTCCCCGCCGAAGGAGAACACGCATGA
- the araA gene encoding L-arabinose isomerase, with product MIAPPDRRLWFLTGSQGLYGPETLDQVARQSREIAGVLDSGALPVQVRWRPVLTDAEAIRRVCLEANSDDACVGVIAWMHTFSPAKMWIAGLDALRKPLLHLHTQINVNLPWSSIDMDFMNLNQAAHGDREFGYIQSRLGVARKTVAGHVSDPVVIARVAAWSRAALGRTELATLRLARFGDNMRDVAVTEGDKVEAQRRFGVSVNTYGVNDLVEAVDASTDSAVSALVKEYQEAYRLAPELRPGAERHESLRYAARIELGLRGFLEQGGFRAFTSNFEDLGGLRQLPGLAVQRLMADGYGFGGEGDWKTSALLRTLKAAADGLPGGTSFMEDYTYHLAPGQELILGAHMLEVCPSIAADTPSCEIHPLGIGGREDPVRLVFDAAPGPALVVGLADLGDRFRLVGNTVTTVSPPEPLPALPVARAVWRPHPNLRTSTESWLTAGGPHHTVYSSALGTEELTDLADLLGTELALIDGETSTRGFAQELRWNQAYHRLAQSL from the coding sequence ATGATCGCGCCCCCCGACCGCCGGCTCTGGTTCCTCACCGGGAGCCAGGGCCTTTACGGACCGGAGACGCTGGACCAGGTCGCGCGGCAGTCACGGGAGATCGCCGGCGTGCTGGACTCCGGGGCGCTCCCGGTCCAGGTCCGCTGGCGTCCGGTGCTCACCGACGCCGAGGCCATCCGCCGGGTGTGTCTGGAGGCGAACAGCGACGACGCGTGCGTGGGTGTGATCGCCTGGATGCACACCTTCTCCCCCGCCAAGATGTGGATCGCCGGGCTGGACGCGCTGCGCAAACCACTGCTGCACCTGCACACCCAGATCAATGTGAACCTGCCCTGGTCGTCCATCGACATGGACTTCATGAATCTGAACCAGGCCGCCCACGGCGATCGGGAGTTCGGGTACATACAGTCGCGGCTCGGCGTCGCCCGCAAGACGGTCGCCGGGCACGTCAGCGATCCCGTCGTCATCGCCCGGGTCGCCGCGTGGAGCCGCGCCGCGCTCGGGCGGACCGAGCTGGCGACCCTGCGGCTGGCCCGTTTCGGCGACAACATGCGTGACGTGGCGGTCACCGAGGGCGACAAGGTCGAGGCCCAGCGCCGCTTCGGCGTCTCGGTCAACACCTACGGCGTGAACGACCTGGTGGAGGCGGTCGACGCGAGCACCGACAGCGCCGTCTCGGCGCTGGTGAAGGAGTACCAGGAGGCCTACCGGCTGGCCCCGGAGCTGCGCCCGGGCGCCGAACGGCACGAGTCGCTGCGCTATGCCGCCCGCATCGAGCTGGGGTTGCGCGGCTTCCTGGAGCAGGGCGGCTTCCGCGCCTTCACCAGCAACTTCGAGGACCTGGGCGGGCTGCGGCAGCTGCCGGGGCTGGCGGTGCAGCGGCTGATGGCCGACGGCTACGGCTTCGGCGGCGAGGGCGACTGGAAGACCTCGGCCCTGCTGCGCACCCTCAAGGCCGCCGCCGACGGGCTGCCCGGCGGCACCTCGTTCATGGAGGACTACACCTACCACCTGGCCCCGGGGCAGGAGTTGATCCTGGGCGCGCACATGCTGGAGGTCTGCCCCAGCATCGCCGCCGACACCCCCAGCTGCGAGATCCATCCGCTGGGCATCGGCGGACGCGAGGACCCGGTCCGGCTGGTCTTCGACGCCGCCCCCGGCCCGGCGCTGGTGGTCGGCCTGGCCGACCTCGGCGACCGCTTCCGGCTGGTCGGCAACACCGTCACCACGGTCTCCCCGCCGGAACCGCTGCCGGCGCTGCCGGTGGCCCGCGCGGTCTGGCGGCCGCACCCGAACCTGCGCACCTCCACCGAGTCCTGGCTCACCGCGGGCGGGCCCCACCACACGGTCTACAGCAGCGCCCTGGGCACCGAGGAGCTGACCGATCTGGCCGACCTGCTGGGCACCGAACTCGCCCTGATAGACGGCGAAACCAGCACCCGCGGGTTCGCCCAGGAGCTGCGCTGGAACCAGGCGTACCACCGCCTGGCGCAATCGCTGTGA
- a CDS encoding LacI family DNA-binding transcriptional regulator yields MNAGGAAAGRQPVMADVARLAGVSHQTVSRVLNDSPNVKEQTRDRVLSAIRELDYRPNSAARALVTRHSKTLGVVSFDTTLYGPASMLYGIEQAARNAGYFVSIASVRSLAGRSMQEAMDRLLDQAVEGVLVIAPQTSSVGALAQVSSSVPVVAVGSGAQARMPGAAVDNEAGARAATRYLLDLGHRTVHHVAGPASWLDAQARQQGWRAVLTEAGAEVPEVITGDWSARAGYEAGLRLQADPRVSAVFCANDHMALGLLRALHESGRGIPGDISVVGFDDIPEASYFTPPLTTVRQDFGELGRRGLELLVTQVEDGYRASGRLLVATELVVRNSTGTPAR; encoded by the coding sequence ATGAACGCAGGTGGAGCCGCCGCCGGTCGGCAGCCGGTCATGGCCGACGTCGCCAGGCTCGCCGGGGTCTCGCACCAGACCGTGTCGCGGGTGCTGAACGACAGCCCGAACGTGAAGGAGCAGACCCGGGACCGGGTGCTGTCGGCGATCCGGGAGCTGGACTACCGTCCCAACTCGGCCGCCCGGGCCCTGGTCACCCGTCACTCCAAGACCCTGGGCGTGGTCAGTTTCGACACCACCCTCTACGGCCCGGCCTCGATGCTGTACGGGATCGAGCAGGCCGCCCGCAACGCCGGGTACTTCGTCAGCATCGCCAGCGTGCGGTCACTGGCGGGCCGGTCGATGCAGGAGGCCATGGACCGGCTGCTTGACCAGGCCGTTGAGGGCGTGCTGGTGATCGCGCCGCAGACCTCCTCGGTGGGGGCGCTGGCGCAGGTCAGCAGTTCGGTGCCGGTGGTGGCGGTGGGGTCAGGCGCGCAGGCGCGGATGCCCGGGGCGGCGGTCGACAACGAGGCCGGGGCGCGGGCCGCGACCCGCTACCTGCTGGATCTGGGCCACCGTACGGTGCACCACGTCGCCGGTCCGGCCAGCTGGCTGGACGCCCAGGCCCGGCAGCAGGGCTGGCGCGCGGTACTGACCGAGGCCGGGGCCGAGGTGCCCGAGGTGATCACCGGGGACTGGAGCGCGCGGGCCGGGTACGAGGCCGGGTTGCGGCTACAGGCCGACCCCCGGGTCAGCGCGGTGTTCTGCGCCAACGACCACATGGCGCTGGGCCTGCTGCGGGCGCTGCACGAGTCCGGTCGCGGCATCCCCGGCGACATCAGCGTGGTCGGTTTCGACGACATCCCCGAGGCGTCCTACTTCACCCCGCCGCTGACCACGGTCCGCCAGGACTTCGGCGAGCTCGGCCGCCGCGGCCTGGAACTCCTGGTCACCCAGGTCGAGGACGGGTACCGGGCGTCCGGCCGTCTACTGGTCGCCACGGAACTCGTCGTACGCAACAGCACCGGCACCCCCGCCCGCTAG
- a CDS encoding substrate-binding domain-containing protein, translated as MNVVTSSRSTVALAAAVTVVLAVAGCSKSSTGSTTAAAVPAASATAAVAACGSSPSATPDPASDPVAFNNANLGGLDQALACALKGKSLSGVNIAMVVNVAADYWNAGQVGFKAGCEAVGLPSSDCTFFAPPNGTLTEQNSELETLRSQNITGYSISAIDPASAKGTIATDVANGVNVLAIDSPLPGTAAASLYLGTDNYSAGFEAGTEMKTALGSAGGKVAILVGSLTAANATGRIAGFEAAIKGSDITVVQKVNDNLSASTAQTDAETILANNSGINGLYGVYSYDGPALAQAVATAKKTGTVKVVCDDSDTQTLGFISSGGIAGTVVQMPYEQGYTGAYLLAAEHVLGTAATMALVKPYLEADGSTLSSGVGLITGSDLGAYKSLESQLGIG; from the coding sequence ATGAACGTCGTCACGTCCAGCAGATCGACCGTCGCCCTGGCCGCCGCCGTGACCGTCGTCCTCGCTGTGGCCGGCTGTTCGAAGTCCTCCACCGGCAGCACCACCGCCGCCGCGGTTCCGGCGGCCTCGGCCACCGCCGCCGTCGCGGCCTGCGGCTCCTCCCCCTCGGCCACCCCCGACCCGGCGAGCGACCCGGTGGCGTTCAACAACGCGAACCTGGGCGGGCTCGACCAGGCGCTGGCCTGTGCGCTGAAGGGCAAGAGCCTGTCCGGGGTCAACATCGCGATGGTGGTCAACGTCGCGGCGGACTACTGGAACGCGGGCCAGGTGGGCTTCAAGGCGGGATGCGAGGCGGTCGGCCTGCCGAGCAGCGACTGCACCTTCTTCGCGCCGCCGAACGGCACCCTGACCGAGCAGAACTCCGAACTGGAGACGCTGCGTTCGCAGAACATCACCGGCTACTCGATCTCCGCGATCGACCCCGCCTCGGCCAAGGGCACCATCGCCACCGACGTCGCCAACGGGGTGAACGTGCTGGCCATCGACTCGCCGCTGCCCGGCACCGCCGCCGCCTCGCTCTACCTGGGCACCGACAACTACTCCGCCGGGTTCGAGGCGGGCACCGAGATGAAGACCGCCCTGGGCAGCGCGGGCGGCAAGGTCGCGATCCTGGTCGGCTCGCTGACCGCGGCCAACGCCACCGGCCGGATCGCCGGGTTCGAGGCCGCGATCAAGGGCTCCGACATCACGGTGGTGCAGAAGGTCAACGACAACCTGTCGGCGAGCACCGCGCAGACCGACGCCGAGACCATCCTGGCGAACAACTCCGGGATCAACGGCTTGTACGGCGTGTACTCCTACGACGGCCCGGCCCTCGCGCAGGCGGTGGCGACCGCGAAGAAGACCGGCACGGTCAAGGTCGTCTGCGACGACTCCGACACCCAGACCCTCGGCTTCATCTCCTCGGGCGGGATCGCGGGCACCGTCGTGCAGATGCCCTACGAGCAGGGCTACACCGGCGCGTACCTGCTGGCGGCCGAGCACGTGCTGGGCACCGCCGCCACGATGGCGCTGGTCAAACCGTACCTGGAGGCCGACGGCAGCACCCTCAGCTCCGGCGTCGGCCTGATCACCGGCTCGGACCTGGGCGCCTACAAGTCCCTTGAGTCGCAGCTCGGGATCGGCTGA
- a CDS encoding sugar ABC transporter ATP-binding protein, with translation MTQPITTAPGHAVTARLRGVHKSYGPTRVLDLPELDLYAGQVIGVVGENGAGKSTLMGTLAGSVHRDGGTIDIDGRSLPPGSTQAAQQLGVALVSQEFPLVGQLSVTENLLLGRRPKASRRRILVDHRAQRAEAEAMLTDIGLPPHSVPLDREVRTLPAPTRQLLEIAKGWGRGPRLLILDEPTSSLGPVEAALVLDLTRRLARDGGTVLFIGHRLDEVRAISDRVLVLRNGRLVADLDREQADEDRLIREMVGGEISHLAPKEALTEGETLLSLAGVTADGLGPVDLEIRRGEILGVAGLMGSGRSRLVHTVAGAQPATGGRMVLDGRRYRPRHAMDGVGAGVALIPEDRKEQALVLFAPIKANVTVGVLKEISSRGVLRPKRQRAEAQRIAEGVNVRMRSVDQPIGSLSGGNQQRAIFGRAFAAKPKLLLLDEPTRGVDVGAKAEIYELVDRAAQAGTAVLVASSELEELLWICHRIAVMNHGRVVAVLDRADATKERIMTAAAGTTSVLEPPDPSAPTDPSDPTDPADSSGAEANSSADPGTWGAA, from the coding sequence ATGACCCAGCCCATCACCACCGCCCCGGGTCACGCGGTCACCGCGCGGCTGCGGGGGGTGCACAAGTCGTACGGACCCACCCGGGTCCTGGACCTGCCGGAACTCGACCTGTACGCCGGGCAGGTGATCGGGGTCGTCGGTGAGAACGGTGCGGGCAAGTCCACCCTGATGGGCACGCTGGCCGGATCCGTCCACCGCGACGGCGGCACCATCGACATCGACGGCCGGTCCCTGCCGCCCGGTTCCACCCAGGCCGCGCAGCAGCTCGGGGTCGCCCTGGTCTCCCAGGAGTTCCCCCTGGTGGGGCAGTTGTCGGTGACCGAGAACCTGCTGCTGGGACGCCGACCCAAGGCCTCCCGGCGGCGGATCCTGGTCGACCACAGGGCCCAGCGCGCCGAAGCCGAGGCCATGCTCACCGACATCGGCCTGCCGCCGCACTCAGTGCCGCTGGACCGCGAGGTGCGCACCCTGCCCGCGCCCACCCGGCAGCTCCTGGAGATCGCCAAGGGCTGGGGCCGCGGTCCCCGGTTGCTGATCCTGGACGAGCCGACCTCCTCCCTCGGTCCGGTCGAGGCGGCGCTGGTGCTGGACCTGACCCGGCGGCTGGCGCGGGACGGCGGCACGGTGCTGTTCATCGGCCACCGCCTGGACGAGGTCCGGGCGATCTCGGACCGGGTCCTGGTGCTGCGCAACGGCCGCCTGGTCGCCGACCTGGACCGCGAGCAGGCGGACGAGGACCGGCTGATCCGGGAGATGGTCGGCGGCGAGATCAGCCACCTGGCCCCCAAGGAGGCCCTGACCGAGGGCGAGACCCTGCTGAGCCTGGCCGGGGTGACCGCCGACGGCCTGGGACCGGTGGACCTGGAGATCCGGCGCGGCGAGATCCTCGGCGTGGCCGGGCTGATGGGCTCCGGCCGCAGCCGCCTGGTGCACACCGTCGCCGGGGCGCAGCCCGCCACCGGCGGCCGGATGGTCCTGGACGGCCGCCGCTACCGTCCCCGGCACGCGATGGACGGCGTCGGCGCCGGGGTCGCCCTGATCCCGGAGGACCGCAAGGAGCAGGCGCTGGTCCTGTTCGCCCCGATCAAGGCGAACGTCACCGTGGGCGTGCTGAAGGAGATCAGCTCCCGCGGGGTGCTGCGGCCCAAGCGGCAGCGCGCCGAGGCGCAGCGGATCGCCGAGGGGGTCAACGTCCGGATGCGGTCGGTGGACCAGCCGATCGGTTCGCTGTCCGGCGGCAACCAGCAGCGGGCGATCTTCGGGCGGGCGTTCGCGGCCAAGCCGAAGCTGCTGCTGCTCGACGAGCCGACCCGGGGGGTGGACGTCGGTGCCAAGGCCGAGATCTACGAACTGGTCGACCGGGCCGCCCAGGCCGGAACGGCGGTCCTGGTCGCCTCCTCGGAACTGGAGGAGCTGCTGTGGATCTGCCACCGCATCGCGGTGATGAACCACGGCCGCGTGGTCGCCGTGCTGGACCGCGCCGACGCCACCAAGGAACGCATCATGACCGCCGCCGCGGGCACCACCTCCGTCCTCGAACCACCTGACCCGTCCGCTCCGACCGACCCGTCCGATCCGACCGATCCAGCCGACTCATCTGGCGCGGAAGCCAACTCGTCCGCCGATCCAGGTACTTGGGGTGCCGCATGA
- a CDS encoding ABC transporter permease: protein MTTHLTRPRTGADKPGPEAPTRLRSLTRILVETPEAGIIAACVVVFVSIAANASTYASVGNMQVMGRDLAQVGILAIGESLVILTGGIDLSVGALAGLAGILAAWFNVSAGVPAPLAILLTIAVCAVIGWWHGMMVTKLNVPPFVITLVTYTVSIGAALAITGGSPINGIDPLFSNLSAYYVDQVPVPALFFVGAAVIAWFVMERTYLGRQVYAVGGNKEAARLVGIPVARRITATYVASSSLAAVVGILVIGRMNVADPSVGSSGWELTAIAAAVVGGVSLVGGEGRIVGIAAGAILLEFISNGLLALKVSAYDQEMVQGAVLGVAILLDRLRARRFTRVRG, encoded by the coding sequence ATGACCACTCATCTGACCCGGCCCCGGACCGGGGCCGACAAGCCCGGGCCCGAGGCACCGACCAGGCTCCGCAGCCTGACCCGGATCCTGGTCGAGACCCCCGAGGCGGGCATCATCGCCGCCTGCGTGGTGGTCTTCGTCAGCATCGCCGCCAACGCCTCCACCTACGCCTCCGTCGGCAACATGCAGGTCATGGGCCGCGACCTGGCCCAGGTCGGGATCCTGGCGATCGGCGAGTCGCTGGTCATCCTGACCGGCGGGATCGACCTGTCGGTCGGCGCGCTGGCCGGGCTCGCCGGGATCCTCGCCGCCTGGTTCAACGTCTCCGCCGGTGTCCCGGCACCGCTGGCGATCCTGCTCACCATCGCCGTCTGCGCCGTCATCGGCTGGTGGCACGGCATGATGGTGACCAAACTCAACGTCCCGCCCTTCGTGATCACCCTGGTCACGTACACCGTGTCCATCGGCGCCGCCCTCGCCATCACCGGCGGCTCCCCGATCAACGGCATCGACCCGCTGTTCAGCAACCTCAGTGCCTACTACGTCGACCAGGTGCCGGTGCCCGCGCTGTTCTTCGTCGGCGCCGCGGTGATCGCCTGGTTCGTCATGGAACGCACCTACCTCGGCCGCCAGGTCTACGCCGTCGGCGGCAACAAGGAGGCCGCCCGCCTGGTCGGCATCCCGGTCGCCCGGCGGATCACCGCCACCTACGTCGCCAGCTCCAGCCTCGCCGCCGTCGTCGGCATCCTGGTCATCGGCCGCATGAACGTGGCCGACCCCTCGGTCGGCAGCTCCGGCTGGGAACTCACCGCCATCGCCGCGGCCGTCGTCGGCGGCGTGTCCCTGGTCGGCGGCGAGGGCCGGATCGTCGGCATCGCCGCCGGGGCCATCCTACTGGAGTTCATCAGCAACGGCCTGCTCGCGCTCAAGGTCAGCGCCTACGACCAGGAGATGGTCCAGGGCGCGGTGCTCGGCGTGGCCATCCTGCTGGACCGGCTGCGGGCCCGCCGCTTCACCCGCGTCCGCGGCTGA
- a CDS encoding MFS transporter, with product MSVTETEAADLAPGPAGGAAPTVLTPRLRLVLVLLLATQFMLAADFAVLNVALPVIGRGLGFPLAHLQWIATSFALCAAGFTLLFGRVADLFGRRRLFLGGLVVLAAASVLGGLAQNPETLITARVLQGLATAAVTPAGLSLMTTSFPEGPLRQKALGLNGALMSTGFTTGAVLGGVLTDLLSWRWAFFINVPVALAVLVVAPRVIKESRPDERPRLDVPGAVSVTLGLLAIVLGLTQAGQRGWGSAGALVPLAAGVVLLLVFYAVERRVPAPLVPLGVLGRRSVAWGNVAGLIAFLTETSLVFPLTVYLQDVLGFSPLVAGLSFGVLGLGTVTGGTAAPRVIGRIGSKRTLIVGGLLQTVFTAALLGLGDHRSSMWLMLVGGFLGGVGNMLVIVGFMVTATSGLADREQGLATGLATMTQQVGITMGTPIMSAVATAAMAGTGASAILGGLRVAIAVNAAIVLLGVLTSALFLRGARSTAR from the coding sequence ATGTCTGTCACAGAAACCGAAGCGGCCGACCTCGCGCCCGGCCCCGCCGGCGGCGCGGCGCCGACCGTGCTCACCCCCCGGCTCCGGCTGGTGCTGGTACTGCTGCTCGCCACCCAGTTCATGCTGGCCGCGGACTTCGCCGTGCTGAACGTGGCGCTGCCGGTGATCGGCAGGGGCCTGGGCTTCCCCCTGGCGCACCTGCAGTGGATCGCCACCTCGTTCGCGCTGTGCGCGGCGGGCTTCACCCTGCTCTTCGGCCGGGTCGCGGACCTGTTCGGCCGCCGCCGGCTGTTCCTCGGCGGCCTGGTGGTGCTGGCCGCGGCCTCGGTCCTGGGCGGGCTGGCGCAGAACCCGGAGACGCTGATCACGGCCCGGGTGCTGCAGGGTCTGGCCACCGCCGCGGTGACCCCGGCCGGGCTGTCGCTGATGACGACCTCGTTCCCGGAGGGACCGCTGCGGCAGAAGGCGCTCGGGCTCAACGGGGCCCTGATGTCCACCGGGTTCACCACCGGCGCCGTCCTCGGCGGGGTGCTGACCGACCTGCTGTCCTGGCGCTGGGCGTTCTTCATCAACGTGCCGGTCGCCCTCGCGGTCCTGGTCGTCGCCCCGAGGGTGATCAAGGAGTCCCGGCCCGACGAACGCCCCAGGCTGGACGTGCCCGGCGCGGTCAGTGTCACGCTCGGCCTGCTGGCCATCGTCCTCGGGCTCACCCAGGCGGGCCAGCGGGGCTGGGGCTCGGCCGGGGCCCTGGTGCCGCTGGCGGCGGGCGTGGTGCTGCTGCTGGTGTTCTACGCCGTCGAGCGCCGGGTGCCCGCGCCGCTGGTGCCGCTCGGGGTGCTCGGCAGGCGGTCGGTGGCCTGGGGCAACGTCGCCGGTCTGATCGCCTTCCTCACCGAGACCTCACTGGTCTTCCCGCTGACCGTCTACCTCCAGGACGTGCTCGGCTTCTCGCCGCTCGTCGCGGGCCTGTCCTTCGGCGTCCTCGGCCTGGGCACGGTCACCGGCGGCACCGCGGCGCCGAGGGTCATCGGGAGGATCGGCAGCAAGCGGACGCTGATCGTGGGCGGCCTGCTTCAGACCGTGTTCACCGCGGCCCTGCTCGGCCTCGGCGACCACCGCTCGTCGATGTGGCTGATGCTGGTCGGCGGATTCCTCGGCGGGGTCGGCAACATGCTGGTCATCGTGGGCTTCATGGTCACCGCCACCTCGGGGCTCGCCGACCGTGAACAGGGCCTGGCCACCGGCCTCGCCACGATGACCCAGCAGGTCGGCATCACCATGGGCACGCCGATCATGAGCGCCGTCGCCACCGCCGCGATGGCCGGTACCGGAGCCTCGGCGATCCTCGGCGGGCTGAGGGTCGCGATCGCGGTGAACGCCGCCATCGTCCTGCTCGGCGTCCTCACCAGCGCCCTGTTCCTGCGCGGCGCCCGGTCGACCGCGCGGTAG
- a CDS encoding helix-turn-helix transcriptional regulator, with protein MNGSSELGDFLKSRRAALHPEEVGITPHPTRRRVTGLRREELAILANVSITHYTRLEQGRATSASEGLLEALARTLRLTEDETAHLKRLARPAAGSSRPAPPRVAYAGASARQLLAAMTDVPALILDRRNDLLAWNHLGHALLGGHLAAESPDTPATRPNLARMLFLDQRYRELYCDWPDQAQLAVASLRLVAGRHPDDRALAELVGQLTMKSDEFASLWARHPVRTCTSGVKRLRHPLVGTMELSFENLIIPGSSGQRLIAYTAEPGSPSEAALRLLPGAAAGLDRFPAPDRHGVLGG; from the coding sequence ATGAACGGCTCGTCCGAGCTGGGGGACTTCCTCAAGTCGCGCCGCGCCGCGCTGCACCCCGAGGAGGTCGGCATCACCCCGCACCCGACCCGCCGCCGGGTCACCGGGCTGCGCCGCGAGGAGCTGGCGATCCTCGCCAACGTCAGCATCACCCACTACACCCGGCTCGAACAGGGCCGGGCCACCAGCGCCTCCGAAGGCCTGCTGGAGGCCCTCGCGCGCACGCTGCGGCTGACCGAGGACGAGACGGCCCACCTGAAGCGCCTCGCCCGCCCGGCCGCCGGGTCGTCCCGCCCGGCCCCGCCCCGGGTGGCGTACGCCGGCGCCTCGGCCCGGCAGCTGCTGGCGGCCATGACCGACGTACCGGCGCTGATCCTGGACCGGCGCAACGACCTCCTCGCCTGGAACCACCTGGGCCACGCGCTGCTCGGCGGACACCTGGCGGCGGAGAGCCCGGACACCCCCGCCACCCGCCCCAACCTGGCCCGGATGCTCTTCCTGGACCAGCGGTACCGGGAGTTGTACTGCGACTGGCCGGACCAGGCGCAACTGGCCGTGGCCTCCCTGCGGCTGGTCGCCGGACGCCACCCCGACGACCGCGCCCTGGCCGAGCTTGTCGGCCAACTCACCATGAAAAGTGACGAGTTCGCCTCCCTCTGGGCTCGCCACCCGGTGCGCACCTGCACCTCCGGGGTGAAGCGGCTGCGTCACCCCCTGGTCGGCACGATGGAGCTCAGCTTCGAGAACCTGATCATCCCCGGCAGCTCCGGCCAGCGCCTGATCGCCTACACCGCCGAACCCGGCTCGCCCTCGGAGGCCGCGCTCCGCCTCCTCCCCGGCGCGGCCGCCGGACTGGACCGGTTCCCGGCGCCGGACCGCCACGGCGTGCTCGGCGGCTGA
- a CDS encoding WD40 repeat domain-containing protein produces the protein MKAAGGMSRRSALVSGVSGAAALLAVGVPLGFALEDWADGLSAHTWRTGSEWVNCLAFGPDSRSLYCGTDQGLQVWDVASGRVAADSPTSAPVHALAASADGRLLVVAQDELEVWRSGTRTPLETLLGFGTGYAVAVAVDAGGALVAAGCDDAVVRLWPVGGTRTPRLLRGHTGSVSGVAFSADGTLLASGSDDGTVKLWSMPSGVLLRTLGAGGKVAGVSFPARGASLAAGAISSRGDGRARIWDVSTGAVAADLTGGGDGLGLVALNPDGTLLASSGGGDRLDVWDVARARVARSGSLQDSVSGIAFSPDGRVLAVGLTQGTINVYRSF, from the coding sequence ATGAAAGCTGCAGGCGGGATGTCCCGGCGCTCCGCCCTGGTCTCCGGCGTCTCCGGAGCCGCCGCCCTGCTCGCGGTCGGGGTTCCGCTGGGGTTCGCCCTGGAGGACTGGGCGGACGGGTTGTCCGCGCACACCTGGCGCACCGGCTCGGAGTGGGTGAACTGCCTCGCCTTCGGTCCGGACTCGCGCAGCCTGTACTGCGGCACCGACCAGGGGCTCCAGGTCTGGGACGTCGCGAGCGGAAGGGTGGCCGCCGACAGCCCCACCTCCGCCCCGGTGCACGCCCTCGCCGCGAGCGCCGACGGCAGGCTCCTGGTGGTGGCCCAGGACGAGTTGGAGGTGTGGCGCAGCGGTACCAGGACGCCCCTGGAGACGCTGCTGGGCTTCGGCACCGGCTACGCCGTGGCCGTGGCCGTCGACGCCGGGGGCGCGCTGGTCGCGGCGGGCTGCGACGACGCGGTGGTCCGCCTGTGGCCGGTGGGCGGCACCCGGACGCCGCGGCTGCTGCGCGGGCACACCGGGTCGGTCAGCGGCGTGGCGTTCTCGGCCGACGGGACGCTGCTGGCCAGCGGCAGCGACGACGGCACGGTCAAGCTCTGGTCGATGCCCTCCGGCGTCCTGCTACGGACGCTCGGCGCGGGCGGCAAGGTGGCGGGGGTCTCCTTCCCGGCCCGTGGCGCGAGCCTGGCCGCGGGGGCGATCAGCAGCCGTGGGGACGGCCGCGCCCGGATCTGGGACGTGTCCACCGGCGCGGTCGCGGCCGACCTCACCGGCGGCGGTGACGGCCTCGGCCTGGTCGCCCTCAACCCCGACGGCACGCTCCTCGCCAGCAGCGGGGGCGGCGACCGGCTGGACGTCTGGGACGTGGCGCGGGCCCGGGTCGCCCGGTCGGGCTCGCTCCAGGACAGCGTCAGCGGCATCGCCTTCAGCCCGGACGGACGGGTGCTGGCCGTGGGGCTGACCCAGGGGACGATCAACGTCTACCGGTCCTTCTGA